From one Sphingomonas xanthus genomic stretch:
- a CDS encoding DUF5801 repeats-in-toxin domain-containing protein, with translation MRYEDSSNTGAFQGSGPIANDDFDALPAGSQTPATGNLITGEGTQTGSAGADSAAGGRITSITGKGGEDSSFAAGKLDVAGEFGRLSVDAEGNYVYRANPGVENVRDRFTYTLADSQGNNAAAALTIEIGKTPVVIQANAQQVVPGPDGVVLLPPGVDLSDIMIVGRNLVVMLPDGTQMIIVDGAIFVPQLVIDGVEVPASNVAALLIGQEPQPAAGESPPSSGGNFALPPPPLDPGVPLGDLIPPTVYNYNPPEVREVFDILDREPEIFIDPGNGVPVINAIDTVNEAGLPIRNGGEPAGSGEVADGNGSNNSDPSEATTGTIIYNSPDGVSSITLNGVPITAVGQVFNGTYGTLTITSIAPGAIGYNYVLLDNTSGDATVDNFTVSLTDNDGDVATATLAVQIVDDVPIARPDTDAVAAGTYGPELGNVLTGVGTTSGSAGADTVGADNATLTGATGAGATTPIVGGFTVVGQYGVLTISASGDYSYVRNPGTPGGVQDVFNYTLTDGDGDARSTTLTISIGDATPETRPNPTTLLDDDALPGGIPNGVGDDPDGQNTGGFLSGIGGDGPLSFNVLLTGAPAGFTYESGGSGVVLVKQGGVTVLTVTVNSTTGAYTVVQNAPIQHAAGGDENNQLFTINYNVTDVDGDTAPGTININVDDDSPEMGRADVNLPSLQVDETDLATDASADFSVVFAGAYGADGPGTTVYAVSTVDGTNSGLVDVATGLPVLLYNIGGQVVGSTSASLAGVTAGNTVFTASVNSSTGVVTLDQLRAVDHPLNPNPNDPVSPIATSIQLTGTITDADGDPASLAVNIGGNLTFFDDGPSVDVTLSGAGEPTLVTQDSETDGNPTSQDSATASFAANFSVNANGGADGLASQSLSYALGVSAAGVDSGLDQGGANIYLHLIGGVVVGSTSASAAGVNAGNTVFNVTVDGSGNVTLTQFSQIDHPPAGDPSPTGSPFVDHVASLTDSLVTLTATGTVTDGDGDTASDSQTLNIGANLQFQDDGPDVAAVLTGALLKLDETDGVGVPGEVDAPGGNLGTITVAAATLFTVSQPNVSADTPTTLSYSLALSADGVASGLLQSASNAPIYLYSIGGVVTGSTSATLAGVNAGNTAFTVSIDANSGAVTMTQFQAVEHGNTSSHDEDSSSLTAGVLSVRVNATDFDGDTDSASVDLGSIIRFEDDGPTIDVGVNGQVSEPTLITQDAETDGNPTTQDSASSAANFGGVFSLAFTTGSDGAATPTLSYALGVSAPGVDSGLDSGGATIYLHLIGGVVVGSTSASAAGVNVGNTIFDVGVSGAGVVTLTQYAQIDHPSGGDPSPTGSPFADHVATMADSLITLTASSTITDNDGDSATDSATVNIGANLIFQDDGPDVSAVLTGTLLKIDETDGVGVGAEVDPVGGDLGTVTVNLSSLVTISQPNVSADSPTTLSYSLVLSGQGVDSGLDVSSNNASIYLYNIGGQIVGSTAVSQAGVNAGNTAFTVSVNAGTGAVTITQFLAIEHPTPGASHDEDSLPIAAGALNLRVTATDFDGDTDFAQVDLGSVIRFEDDGPTAQNDVDVIVGGNGPATGNVLTGVEVAVGEDANNTDGVADNVGSDSPGSVTFIASNNIPANTDGTYTAGNLVVNGQYGTLTINANGDYSYVRTGGPGGVQDVFTYTLTDADGDTTTATLTISIEDNFPTLPDPALVRLDDDALAGGNADGPGDDVDSAGLPGQLVGSGGDGDLDYYFTGLNTLPAGFSVNVAGLPGSIQVLQGATVVLTVTLNNETGAFNVVQNNPILHPADNGGPDDNIENNLLFQIGVEVRDEDGDVEPATISINVDDDTPTINVTKAADAGVILTTDDAQTVGAATDTAVSTANFGGVFGLVQSAGADGAAAPAALSFALDVTGYAGGPGGIDSGLDQGGANIFLYEIGGKVVGSTSATLAGVNVGNTVFDVGVSATGVVTLTQYSQIDHPPGGDPSPTTAPFADHIVSMADSLVTLTASATLTDNDGDTVSDSETVNIGANLRFTDDGPSAAIQVTAQNVSLDESVGIQADSNDTASASVIALFAGVANKGVDTDLPQYATSASAIVTSTGSIYGADGAGTTLFGLSVAPGGVDSGLDTTAGVNIFLFNEGGVIVGRVGATAGVAAGGPAAFAIAINPATGIVSTVEYLSILHPNTADPDDSVAILNTAVQATVTITDFDGDTATQSVNIGSRIQFQDSGPVMTAASNINIQNSGDVAHTGTFAFNLGADDGPTNNDVIKLVTGSATVGGNPVQNWNLVAGAENATTASYTFSFNYANGPGSTALATGTLTFNKLAGTYTVDLDAPISSFSILQTASGTLFQGYEFGTSTPDGSQPAISVTQIQGTPGNPLPTDLFVQFTSVSEPASGTGDNNLEFTTWVPGADNPPPVPAGGDTAWNAGDLFNQTDGWVSTSNDANGVDGDTIQGHEVIDFTLVQGANPTGVLAQPASYGQASSMFLKFDGIGAQEDMIIVLKLYDPNTNSYTTRALMVQNADIQKGPGSGPGAYSAITLDNNDGLVIIESNDYNAPGENWVIVGAQIAGSDQGLTGSAINFNPALGAGGGSNTVGAFQDFSTDTHDGPFKISSIGFLTTNSTPQNAQLTFNVTVQDGDGDTVTQTIVASVTSSPDSSTPIALAPATTSIMMVDSEPANDGFSLAADSSNDNYRASGPDKGFGQAGNSGVMAGIVAAAGMQSVAGNAHGRSFDAHESNGPDLAAGDSFAMRVAPADAPASQATGLAADGESGDPGQSQQSTVSFNDFADQSGGDASVQSHGPAIPADLPHGGSSEAAAAAHGPTAAAPAVAMPGAEVLAALSLDVGAQRGGSVEQILADALGPDAPPTVDGLLAALGVSGPGDAQVQLASPVDMTVPAWDTPGAGAFASGFDMMIKMDAQMLHHDAVQPVING, from the coding sequence ATGCGGTACGAAGACTCTTCGAACACTGGAGCGTTTCAGGGCTCTGGACCGATCGCCAATGACGATTTCGACGCGCTGCCGGCAGGCTCGCAGACGCCAGCGACTGGCAACCTTATTACGGGTGAAGGCACCCAGACGGGTTCCGCGGGCGCTGACAGCGCGGCAGGCGGTCGCATCACCTCCATCACCGGCAAGGGCGGCGAGGACAGCAGTTTTGCCGCCGGCAAGCTGGACGTCGCGGGCGAATTCGGCCGTCTCAGTGTCGATGCCGAAGGCAATTATGTCTACCGCGCCAACCCGGGCGTCGAAAATGTCCGGGATAGGTTTACCTATACGCTGGCCGACAGCCAGGGGAATAATGCTGCTGCGGCGCTGACGATCGAGATCGGCAAGACCCCGGTGGTGATCCAGGCCAATGCCCAGCAGGTCGTGCCCGGACCCGACGGCGTTGTCCTGCTGCCGCCCGGTGTCGACCTGTCGGATATTATGATCGTCGGCCGCAACCTGGTCGTGATGCTTCCCGACGGCACCCAAATGATCATCGTCGACGGCGCGATTTTCGTGCCGCAACTGGTGATCGACGGTGTCGAGGTGCCGGCGTCCAACGTTGCCGCCCTGCTGATCGGGCAGGAGCCGCAACCGGCAGCTGGCGAATCGCCGCCGTCGAGCGGCGGTAATTTCGCGCTTCCGCCGCCTCCGCTGGATCCGGGCGTTCCCCTTGGCGACCTGATCCCTCCGACGGTTTACAACTATAACCCTCCCGAAGTTCGCGAAGTCTTCGACATTCTCGACCGCGAGCCGGAAATTTTCATTGATCCGGGCAACGGCGTTCCGGTGATCAATGCCATCGATACCGTCAACGAGGCCGGCCTTCCGATCCGCAACGGCGGCGAGCCAGCAGGTTCGGGCGAGGTCGCGGACGGCAATGGATCGAACAACAGCGATCCTAGCGAGGCAACTACCGGCACGATCATTTACAACTCGCCCGACGGTGTCAGTTCAATCACCCTCAATGGGGTGCCGATCACCGCGGTCGGCCAAGTGTTCAACGGAACCTACGGGACGCTGACAATCACCAGCATCGCGCCGGGCGCGATCGGCTATAATTATGTCTTGCTGGACAATACGTCGGGCGACGCGACGGTCGACAATTTCACCGTCAGCCTGACCGACAACGACGGCGACGTCGCGACTGCGACGCTGGCCGTGCAGATCGTCGATGACGTGCCCATCGCCCGTCCCGATACCGACGCGGTAGCGGCCGGTACCTATGGACCGGAACTGGGCAATGTTCTCACTGGCGTCGGAACGACCTCGGGATCGGCTGGTGCCGATACGGTGGGGGCCGACAATGCCACGCTGACCGGTGCGACCGGCGCGGGGGCCACCACGCCCATCGTCGGCGGCTTTACCGTCGTTGGCCAATATGGCGTGCTGACCATCAGCGCGAGCGGGGATTACAGCTACGTCCGCAATCCGGGCACGCCGGGCGGCGTCCAGGATGTTTTCAATTACACGCTCACCGACGGCGATGGCGACGCCCGTTCGACGACGCTCACCATCAGCATCGGTGACGCGACGCCCGAAACGCGTCCCAATCCGACCACGTTGCTCGATGACGATGCCTTGCCTGGCGGCATTCCGAATGGCGTCGGCGATGATCCCGATGGCCAGAATACGGGCGGATTCCTGTCAGGGATCGGCGGCGACGGGCCGCTGAGCTTCAATGTCCTGCTGACCGGCGCGCCGGCCGGCTTCACCTACGAATCGGGCGGGTCCGGGGTTGTCCTCGTCAAGCAGGGCGGAGTCACCGTATTGACCGTCACCGTCAATTCGACGACCGGCGCCTATACGGTCGTCCAGAATGCCCCGATCCAGCACGCCGCGGGCGGCGATGAAAACAACCAGCTGTTCACGATCAACTACAACGTGACCGATGTCGACGGCGACACAGCGCCGGGCACGATCAACATCAATGTCGATGACGACAGCCCCGAGATGGGCCGGGCCGACGTCAACCTGCCGAGCCTGCAAGTCGACGAGACGGATCTCGCAACCGACGCCAGCGCCGATTTCTCGGTGGTGTTCGCCGGTGCCTATGGGGCCGACGGCCCGGGCACGACGGTCTATGCTGTCAGCACGGTCGACGGTACGAACAGCGGCCTCGTCGATGTCGCCACGGGTCTGCCCGTCCTACTCTATAACATCGGCGGGCAGGTCGTCGGTTCGACCTCGGCCAGCCTTGCCGGCGTGACCGCGGGCAACACCGTGTTCACGGCCAGCGTCAACAGCAGCACGGGTGTGGTGACGCTCGACCAGCTGCGTGCGGTCGATCACCCGCTCAACCCCAATCCGAACGATCCGGTTAGTCCGATCGCGACCTCGATCCAGCTGACTGGCACGATCACGGATGCGGACGGCGATCCGGCCAGCCTCGCCGTCAATATCGGCGGCAATCTCACCTTCTTCGACGACGGCCCCAGCGTCGACGTCACGCTGAGCGGCGCGGGCGAGCCGACACTGGTTACCCAGGATTCGGAAACCGACGGCAACCCGACCTCGCAGGACAGCGCGACGGCCAGCTTTGCCGCCAACTTCTCGGTCAACGCCAACGGCGGCGCCGATGGCCTCGCCTCGCAGTCACTCAGCTATGCGCTGGGCGTCTCGGCGGCGGGCGTCGACTCCGGTCTCGACCAGGGCGGAGCCAATATCTACCTGCACCTCATTGGCGGGGTCGTGGTCGGTTCGACCTCGGCCAGCGCCGCGGGCGTCAACGCCGGCAATACGGTGTTCAACGTAACGGTTGATGGCAGCGGCAACGTCACGCTGACCCAGTTCAGCCAGATTGACCATCCGCCGGCCGGCGATCCCTCGCCGACCGGAAGCCCGTTCGTCGACCATGTCGCCAGCCTGACCGACAGCCTGGTCACCTTGACCGCGACTGGGACCGTCACCGACGGCGACGGCGACACGGCAAGCGACAGCCAGACGCTGAACATCGGCGCCAACCTGCAATTCCAGGACGATGGTCCGGATGTTGCGGCGGTGTTGACCGGAGCGCTGCTGAAGCTTGACGAGACCGATGGCGTCGGGGTCCCCGGCGAAGTTGACGCGCCGGGCGGAAACCTCGGCACCATCACGGTAGCTGCGGCCACCCTGTTCACGGTGAGCCAGCCCAATGTCAGCGCCGATACGCCGACCACGCTCAGCTATTCGCTGGCGTTGAGCGCCGACGGTGTGGCCTCGGGCCTGCTGCAATCGGCCAGCAATGCGCCGATCTACCTCTACAGCATCGGTGGTGTGGTCACCGGTTCGACCTCGGCCACCTTGGCCGGCGTCAATGCCGGCAACACCGCCTTCACGGTCAGTATCGACGCCAATAGCGGCGCCGTGACCATGACCCAGTTCCAGGCAGTCGAGCATGGCAACACCAGCTCGCACGACGAGGATTCGAGCAGCCTGACAGCCGGCGTGCTCAGCGTCCGGGTCAACGCCACCGACTTCGACGGCGACACCGACAGCGCAAGCGTCGACCTCGGCAGCATCATCCGCTTCGAAGACGATGGCCCGACCATCGACGTCGGCGTCAATGGTCAGGTGTCCGAGCCGACCCTAATCACCCAGGACGCGGAGACCGATGGCAACCCGACGACGCAGGACAGCGCGTCTTCGGCAGCGAATTTCGGCGGCGTGTTCAGCCTGGCTTTCACCACCGGATCGGACGGTGCGGCCACCCCGACCCTTAGCTATGCGCTCGGTGTCTCGGCGCCCGGCGTCGACTCCGGCCTCGATTCTGGCGGGGCGACCATTTACCTTCACCTGATCGGCGGCGTGGTCGTCGGCTCGACCTCCGCCTCGGCGGCAGGCGTCAATGTGGGCAACACCATTTTCGACGTCGGCGTCAGCGGCGCCGGTGTGGTCACGCTCACCCAATATGCGCAGATCGATCATCCGTCAGGCGGCGATCCGTCGCCGACGGGCAGCCCATTTGCCGACCATGTCGCCACCATGGCCGACAGCCTGATCACGCTGACAGCCTCGTCGACCATCACTGACAATGACGGGGATTCGGCGACCGACAGCGCGACCGTCAACATCGGCGCCAACCTGATCTTCCAGGACGATGGCCCGGACGTGTCGGCGGTTCTCACCGGTACACTGCTCAAGATCGATGAAACCGACGGGGTCGGTGTCGGCGCGGAAGTCGACCCGGTCGGCGGCGATCTCGGCACAGTGACCGTAAATCTTTCCTCGCTGGTCACGATCAGCCAGCCGAACGTCAGCGCCGATTCTCCGACGACGCTCAGCTACTCGCTGGTGCTCAGTGGGCAGGGCGTGGACTCCGGTCTCGACGTATCGAGCAACAATGCATCGATCTACCTCTACAACATTGGCGGCCAGATCGTCGGCTCGACCGCTGTCAGCCAAGCGGGCGTGAATGCCGGAAACACCGCCTTCACTGTCAGCGTCAACGCCGGCACCGGCGCGGTGACGATCACCCAGTTCCTGGCGATCGAACATCCGACACCGGGTGCAAGCCATGACGAAGACTCGCTGCCGATCGCAGCGGGCGCGCTCAACCTGCGGGTGACGGCGACCGACTTCGATGGCGACACCGACTTCGCGCAGGTCGATCTGGGCAGCGTCATCCGCTTCGAAGATGACGGCCCGACCGCCCAGAACGATGTCGACGTGATCGTCGGCGGCAACGGCCCGGCGACCGGCAATGTGCTGACCGGCGTCGAAGTCGCGGTTGGTGAGGATGCCAACAACACTGACGGCGTCGCCGACAATGTCGGCTCCGACAGCCCGGGTTCGGTGACCTTCATCGCCAGCAATAATATCCCGGCCAACACCGATGGTACCTATACGGCCGGCAACCTGGTGGTGAACGGCCAATATGGCACGCTGACCATCAACGCCAACGGCGACTACAGCTATGTTCGCACGGGTGGTCCGGGCGGCGTGCAGGATGTCTTCACCTACACGCTGACCGACGCCGATGGCGACACGACCACGGCAACGCTGACGATCAGCATCGAGGATAATTTCCCGACACTGCCGGATCCGGCCTTGGTGCGCCTCGACGATGATGCGCTGGCCGGCGGCAATGCCGACGGCCCGGGCGACGACGTCGACTCGGCGGGCCTGCCTGGCCAGCTGGTGGGCAGCGGCGGCGACGGTGACCTCGATTATTACTTCACCGGCCTCAATACGCTTCCGGCCGGTTTCTCGGTCAATGTCGCGGGCCTTCCCGGATCGATCCAGGTCCTGCAGGGCGCGACGGTCGTCCTGACGGTCACGCTGAACAATGAGACCGGCGCCTTCAACGTGGTGCAGAACAACCCGATCCTGCACCCGGCCGACAATGGCGGACCGGACGACAATATCGAGAATAACCTGCTGTTCCAGATCGGCGTCGAAGTCCGCGACGAGGACGGCGATGTCGAACCGGCGACCATCTCCATCAACGTCGACGATGACACGCCAACCATCAACGTCACGAAGGCCGCGGACGCGGGCGTCATTCTGACCACCGATGATGCGCAGACGGTCGGTGCAGCCACCGATACTGCGGTCAGCACTGCGAACTTCGGTGGCGTCTTTGGCCTTGTCCAGTCGGCTGGTGCCGATGGTGCTGCTGCACCGGCGGCGCTGAGCTTTGCGCTCGACGTCACCGGGTACGCCGGCGGTCCTGGCGGCATCGATTCCGGGCTCGACCAGGGTGGAGCCAATATCTTCCTCTATGAAATCGGCGGCAAGGTTGTCGGTTCGACCTCGGCCACACTGGCCGGCGTCAACGTTGGCAACACCGTGTTCGATGTCGGTGTCAGCGCGACCGGCGTGGTGACGCTGACCCAGTACAGCCAGATCGACCATCCGCCGGGCGGCGATCCGAGCCCGACAACGGCTCCGTTTGCGGATCATATCGTCAGCATGGCCGACAGCCTGGTGACGCTCACCGCCTCGGCGACGCTGACCGACAATGACGGCGATACCGTCAGCGACAGCGAGACGGTCAACATCGGCGCCAACCTGCGCTTCACTGACGATGGCCCGTCGGCGGCGATCCAGGTGACCGCGCAGAACGTGAGCCTCGACGAATCGGTCGGTATCCAAGCGGACTCCAACGACACCGCGAGCGCCAGCGTGATCGCCCTGTTCGCGGGCGTTGCAAACAAGGGGGTCGATACGGACCTCCCGCAATATGCGACCAGCGCTTCCGCGATCGTGACCTCCACGGGCTCGATTTACGGCGCCGACGGCGCAGGAACGACACTGTTCGGCTTGAGCGTCGCTCCAGGCGGCGTGGACTCGGGCCTCGATACGACGGCCGGGGTGAACATCTTCCTGTTCAACGAAGGCGGCGTGATCGTCGGTCGCGTAGGTGCGACTGCAGGCGTGGCAGCAGGGGGACCCGCAGCCTTCGCCATCGCCATCAATCCGGCGACGGGCATTGTCAGCACGGTCGAATATCTTTCGATCCTGCACCCCAATACCGCTGATCCTGACGATAGCGTTGCCATCCTTAACACCGCGGTCCAAGCCACGGTGACGATCACCGATTTCGATGGTGATACGGCGACTCAGTCGGTCAATATCGGCAGCCGGATCCAGTTCCAGGATTCGGGTCCGGTGATGACCGCGGCATCGAACATCAACATCCAGAACAGCGGGGACGTGGCGCACACCGGCACCTTCGCGTTCAACCTGGGTGCCGATGACGGGCCGACCAACAATGACGTGATCAAGCTGGTCACCGGCAGTGCCACCGTGGGCGGCAATCCGGTTCAAAACTGGAACCTGGTTGCAGGCGCGGAGAATGCGACCACCGCCAGCTACACGTTCAGCTTCAACTATGCGAATGGTCCAGGCTCGACGGCACTAGCGACCGGGACCCTTACCTTCAACAAGTTGGCGGGCACCTACACAGTCGACCTCGACGCTCCGATTTCGTCGTTCAGTATCCTGCAGACGGCATCGGGTACCCTGTTCCAGGGCTACGAGTTCGGTACGTCGACACCGGATGGGTCGCAGCCGGCGATTTCGGTCACGCAGATCCAGGGTACGCCGGGGAACCCGCTGCCTACCGACCTGTTCGTCCAGTTCACCAGCGTGTCCGAACCGGCTTCCGGTACCGGCGACAATAATCTGGAATTCACGACGTGGGTTCCGGGCGCCGACAACCCTCCCCCGGTCCCTGCAGGCGGTGATACGGCCTGGAACGCGGGTGATCTGTTTAACCAGACGGATGGCTGGGTATCGACATCGAACGACGCGAACGGTGTGGACGGCGATACGATCCAGGGCCACGAAGTGATCGACTTCACCTTGGTCCAAGGAGCCAATCCGACGGGAGTGCTGGCCCAGCCCGCGAGCTACGGCCAAGCATCGTCAATGTTCCTGAAGTTCGACGGCATCGGCGCCCAGGAAGACATGATCATTGTCTTGAAGCTCTACGATCCGAACACCAATAGCTACACTACACGCGCGCTGATGGTGCAGAACGCGGATATCCAAAAGGGACCGGGATCGGGTCCTGGAGCCTATTCGGCGATCACGCTCGACAATAATGACGGCTTGGTCATCATCGAGTCCAACGACTATAATGCTCCTGGCGAAAACTGGGTGATCGTCGGCGCGCAGATCGCCGGGTCCGATCAAGGCCTGACCGGCAGCGCTATCAACTTCAACCCCGCGCTTGGTGCTGGAGGCGGCAGCAATACTGTCGGCGCTTTCCAGGACTTCTCCACTGACACGCACGATGGTCCGTTCAAAATCTCGTCCATCGGGTTCCTGACGACAAACTCAACGCCGCAAAATGCGCAGCTGACGTTCAATGTGACAGTCCAGGACGGTGACGGCGACACGGTGACGCAAACCATCGTTGCCAGCGTCACGTCCAGTCCGGACTCGTCGACGCCGATTGCCTTGGCGCCCGCGACGACGTCGATCATGATGGTCGACTCCGAACCGGCCAACGACGGCTTCTCGCTTGCAGCCGACAGCTCCAACGACAATTATCGTGCGAGCGGCCCGGACAAAGGCTTCGGCCAGGCCGGCAACAGCGGCGTAATGGCCGGGATCGTCGCGGCGGCGGGGATGCAGTCGGTCGCGGGCAATGCCCATGGCCGCAGCTTCGACGCCCATGAAAGCAATGGCCCTGACCTGGCCGCAGGCGATAGCTTCGCCATGAGGGTCGCCCCCGCGGATGCGCCGGCCAGCCAAGCCACTGGCCTGGCAGCGGATGGCGAATCCGGTGACCCTGGTCAGTCCCAGCAGTCGACGGTCAGCTTCAACGACTTTGCCGACCAGTCCGGCGGCGATGCGAGTGTCCAGTCTCATGGCCCGGCCATTCCGGCCGACCTGCCGCACGGCGGATCGTCCGAAGCGGCAGCGGCGGCGCATGGCCCGACGGCGGCAGCCCCGGCGGTTGCAATGCCGGGCGCCGAGGTGCTGGCCGCTCTGAGCCTGGACGTGGGCGCGCAGCGGGGCGGCTCGGTGGAGCAGATCCTGGCTGACGCGCTCGGACCCGACGCTCCGCCGACAGTCGACGGGTTGCTCGCGGCGCTCGGAGTGAGCGGGCCGGGCGATGCTCAAGTCCAGTTGGCAAGCCCGGTCGATATGACCGTGCCGGCGTGGGACACGCCCGGGGCCGGGGCTTTCGCTTCGGGCTTCGACATGATGATCAAGATGGATGCGCAGATGCTCCATCACGACGCGGTTCAGCCGGTTATCAACGGCTGA
- a CDS encoding bifunctional salicylyl-CoA 5-hydroxylase/oxidoreductase, which produces MKIACIGGGPGGLYFAISMKVRDPRHEVHLFERNAEGVTFGWGVVFSDQTLENLMANDPVSARVIADEFAHWDDIDVHVHGECVRSSGHGFIGIGRKRLLEILADRARVLGVEIHYERDCSVDPDHWADWDLVIAADGANSRFRQAHADHFGVDIEQRANRFIWLGTPKVFDAFTFAFEQTDAGWVWAHAYRFADDCSTFIVECSEKTWADLGFDRMDRSDAIALCERIFAKYLDGQPLLSNAAHLAGPAAWLRFPRITCERWHRDKLILLGDAAHTAHFSIGSGTKLALEDGIKLAEVLNRAGTDRRLALAEYQAERNLEVLKLQNSARNSTEWFETVDRYLQFEPWQFAYSLLTRSQRISHENLRLRDANWLAATEAKFWERASGEPRQAPPIFAPFKLRELTLSNRIVVSPMATYSAKDGTPNDFHLVHLGARAQGGAGLLFTEMTCVSPTARITPGCTGMWSEEHITAWRRITDFVHANSKAKICLQLGHSGAKGSTQLGWERMDAPLECGNWPLIAASDVRWSSGNQQPRPMTRADMDEVREQFVTSVGMAIEAGFDMIELHAAHGYLLSGFLTPLQNRRTDDYGGSLENRLRYPLEVFAAMREAWPADRPMSVRISATDWAGDQGVTPDEAVHIAEAFAQEGADLIDVSAGQTWADAKPVYGRLFQTPFSDKIRNEARLATMAVGNITDFDQANAILTAGRADLVALARPHLIDPMWTLRAAAELDYRDQWVPPPYLNGMAQLARLKQREAEAAAALRA; this is translated from the coding sequence TTGAAAATCGCGTGCATCGGCGGCGGGCCTGGCGGGCTCTATTTCGCAATCTCGATGAAGGTCCGGGATCCCCGCCATGAAGTGCATCTGTTCGAGCGCAATGCCGAAGGCGTAACCTTCGGCTGGGGCGTGGTGTTTTCCGACCAGACGCTCGAAAATCTCATGGCCAATGACCCCGTCTCGGCGCGCGTCATCGCCGATGAATTCGCCCATTGGGACGATATCGACGTGCATGTTCACGGGGAGTGTGTCCGTTCATCGGGTCACGGGTTCATCGGTATCGGCCGCAAGCGGCTGCTGGAGATCCTCGCCGATCGCGCGCGCGTACTGGGGGTCGAGATCCACTACGAGCGTGACTGTAGCGTCGATCCCGATCACTGGGCGGACTGGGACCTGGTGATCGCGGCGGACGGCGCGAACAGCCGATTTCGCCAGGCCCATGCCGATCACTTCGGGGTGGATATCGAGCAGCGGGCAAACCGTTTCATCTGGCTCGGCACGCCAAAAGTGTTCGACGCCTTCACCTTCGCCTTCGAGCAGACCGACGCGGGCTGGGTCTGGGCCCATGCCTATCGGTTCGCCGACGATTGCTCGACCTTCATCGTTGAATGTTCGGAAAAGACCTGGGCGGATCTTGGTTTCGACCGCATGGACCGGTCAGATGCGATCGCGCTGTGCGAGCGGATCTTCGCCAAATATCTCGACGGGCAGCCGCTGCTCAGCAATGCCGCCCATCTCGCCGGCCCGGCCGCCTGGCTTCGGTTCCCGAGGATCACCTGCGAACGATGGCATCGCGACAAACTGATCCTACTTGGGGACGCGGCGCACACCGCCCATTTTTCAATTGGGTCGGGGACCAAATTGGCCCTCGAGGACGGCATCAAGCTAGCTGAGGTTCTCAACCGCGCTGGCACCGACAGGCGACTTGCGCTGGCCGAATATCAAGCCGAGCGGAACCTTGAGGTGCTCAAGCTTCAGAACAGCGCCCGAAACTCTACCGAATGGTTCGAGACGGTCGACCGCTACCTCCAATTCGAACCGTGGCAATTCGCCTACTCGCTGCTGACCCGGTCGCAGCGGATAAGTCATGAAAACCTCCGTCTGCGCGACGCCAACTGGCTGGCGGCTACCGAAGCGAAGTTCTGGGAACGGGCCAGCGGGGAACCGCGGCAGGCCCCGCCCATTTTCGCCCCGTTCAAGCTTCGCGAGCTGACGCTGTCCAATCGCATCGTTGTATCGCCGATGGCCACATATTCGGCAAAGGATGGAACCCCCAACGACTTTCACCTCGTCCATCTCGGCGCGCGCGCGCAGGGCGGCGCGGGGCTGCTGTTTACCGAGATGACCTGCGTGTCCCCCACCGCGCGGATTACGCCGGGCTGTACGGGGATGTGGTCCGAGGAACATATCACGGCCTGGCGAAGGATCACCGATTTCGTCCATGCCAACAGCAAGGCGAAGATCTGCCTCCAGCTTGGGCACTCGGGGGCCAAGGGCTCGACCCAGTTGGGATGGGAGCGGATGGATGCCCCGCTGGAATGCGGCAACTGGCCGCTGATCGCAGCGTCCGACGTACGGTGGAGCTCGGGCAACCAGCAGCCGCGGCCGATGACGCGCGCGGATATGGACGAAGTCCGCGAGCAGTTCGTCACCTCGGTCGGCATGGCAATCGAAGCCGGCTTCGACATGATCGAACTCCATGCCGCGCACGGCTATCTACTGTCAGGCTTCCTCACCCCGCTGCAGAACCGGCGAACCGATGACTATGGCGGAAGCCTGGAAAATCGCCTTCGCTATCCGCTCGAGGTGTTTGCCGCGATGCGCGAGGCCTGGCCCGCCGACCGGCCCATGTCGGTGCGCATTTCCGCGACGGACTGGGCGGGTGACCAGGGGGTTACCCCCGACGAGGCGGTGCACATCGCCGAAGCTTTCGCGCAGGAAGGGGCGGACCTCATCGACGTGTCCGCCGGCCAGACCTGGGCCGATGCCAAGCCGGTCTATGGCCGGCTGTTCCAGACGCCATTTTCGGACAAGATCAGGAACGAGGCCCGGCTGGCGACGATGGCCGTCGGCAACATTACCGATTTCGACCAGGCCAATGCCATCCTGACCGCGGGGCGCGCCGACCTCGTTGCCCTGGCGCGGCCCCACCTGATCGATCCGATGTGGACGCTGCGCGCCGCAGCGGAGCTTGATTATCGCGACCAGTGGGTCCCGCCGCCCTACCTAAATGGCATGGCGCAACTGGCCCGACTGAAGCAGCGCGAAGCCGAGGCTGCTGCCGCGCTTCGAGCCTAG